AACAACGGCAGTTTCGCGATCCACCGCATTGGCGCTGAAAGCGAGCGACGTGAAGTGGTGGATGTCGATGAACTGATCGAACTGCTGGAAAGGGAGTTCGGCCTGCGCTTGCCGCACCAGCCCGGTGCGCGCGAGGCACTGGCGCGCCTGATCCAGCCGGTTTGAAACCTAAGGTTTTGCCTCTGGCTCCAGCACCCGCCGGATCTCGTTCACGGCCGCCGACAGTTTTTTCTCAAGGCTCTTGAGGTCGGTGGCGGTGATGCCTTGCTTGAATTGCCCGCTGGAGTGTTCGAGTTCATCGGCGTCGCCACGGCTGTTAAGCAGTGCGTGGCGCAGGGTGTTGTTGATAACGGTCTGATAGCCGTAGCCCTCGCTTTCAGCGGCCTCGCGCGCGGCTTCGATCACCGCGTCATCGAGCATGATGGTGATGCGGGTCTTGCCCTTGGTGGGCGCGATGGCGCCGCGTTTACCCTGGCTGAAATCGTACTCATCCTTCATTGATCACCTCTGCGCAAAGTTGCCCTCACTCGCTGGGCTCGAATGCGTTGGCAGCATTCTTGCTTTTATCGAACTGAATCTTGAATGACTCCATTACGCATACTTTATATGCATGAAAAGGATGAGACCGCGCCGTCGGTCGCCGTGAACACTTCAGCCCAGGCGGATAAAACGTGGACTCGATTGGGGATGTGTTGCCGGATTTGTGGGGGATGAAAGCAGCGGGATAGAAGGTTGGGTGGCTAGCTAACCATTATGTGACTGATAAGTTGTATACAAGTCTATGGAC
The window above is part of the Pseudomonas fluorescens genome. Proteins encoded here:
- a CDS encoding BrnA antitoxin family protein, translated to MKDEYDFSQGKRGAIAPTKGKTRITIMLDDAVIEAAREAAESEGYGYQTVINNTLRHALLNSRGDADELEHSSGQFKQGITATDLKSLEKKLSAAVNEIRRVLEPEAKP